A stretch of the Zonotrichia albicollis isolate bZonAlb1 chromosome 29, bZonAlb1.hap1, whole genome shotgun sequence genome encodes the following:
- the SHD gene encoding SH2 domain-containing adapter protein D, whose protein sequence is MAKWLREYLGRGARRSPPRPPQPDYSGPGGPPGAAAAAASPRHRLVRVGGAGPGGGPRRLQQGPGESEYSEPFEGEQDPAPEGGCDEEATGCPRQGEARRVRPRRGPQLYDTPSEEWDTAGDSPGAPPARQSRLPRDDERPADEYDQPWEWKKDHISRAFAVQFESPERSPSLSRPLPRSPRGPRPACPPSPRHVDTSLPLEKQAWYHGAIGRAGAETLLALCREGSFLVRDCETSPEDYSLSLRSSQGFVHVKLTRTREQHFTLGRAGAAFPSVPAAVGHYTARALPVRGARHLSLLYPVAVQPL, encoded by the exons ATGGCCAAGTGGCTCCGGGAGTACCTGGGCCGGGGGGCCCGGCGCtccccgccgcgcccgccccaGCCCGACTacagcggccccgggggcccccccggtgccgccgccgccgccgcctccccgcgCCACCGCCTCGTGCGGGTGGggggcgcgggcccgggggGCGGCCCCCGCCGCCTGCAGCAG ggccCAGGTGAGAGCGAGTACTCGGAGCCCTTCGAGGGCGAGCAGGACCCGGCGCCCGAGGGCGGCTGCGACGAGGAGGCCACAG GGTGCCCGCGGCAGGGCGAGGCCCGGCGGGTGCGGCCGCGCCGGGGTCCGCAGCTGTACGACACCCCCTCCGAGGAGTGGGACACGGCCGGCGACAGCCCGGGGGCACCCCCGGCCCGCCAGAGCCGCCTCCCCCGCGACGACGAGCGCCCGGCCGACGAGTACGACCAGCCCTGGGAGTGGAAGAAGGATCACATCTCACGGGCGTTCGCAG TGCAGTTTGAGAGCCCCGAGCGCTCCCCCAGCCTGTCCCGGCCGCTGCCGCGCTCCCCCCGCGGCCCCCGGCCCgcctgcccccccagccccaggcacgTGGACACCTCGCtgcccctggagaagcaggc CTGGTACCACGGTGCCATCGGGCGGGCGGGCGCAGAGACGCTGCTGGCGCTGTGCCGCGAGGGCAGCTTCCTGGTGCGGGACTGCGAGACCAGCCCCGAGGACTACTCGCTGTCCCTCAG gagcagccagggttTCGTGCACGTGAAGCTGACGCGGACCCGGGAGCAGCACTTCacgctgggccgggccggggccgccttCCCGTCGGTGCCGGCGGCCGTGGGGCACTACACGGCGCGGGCACTGCCCGTGCGCGGTGCCCGCCACCTGTCCCTGCTCTACCCCGTGGCCGTGCAGCCCCTGTGA
- the TMIGD2 gene encoding transmembrane and immunoglobulin domain-containing protein 2 isoform X3: MWLLGVLIPLLGAGALRVTQEPAELQVAAGDTVALQCQVEVAEGEVLLRMEWLRDGGLGGLCATRLRLGTPLSPLPCARRAPGGAELAWHPPRATLSLPQVQSSDSGRYLCRVTLEIPRHDTATGNGTELRVTPALGGHQPALLWALLAGLGSLGGTVLLLGLVLLGQRCCHRSPGAGHPDSSIYLNVGSPSARGPPKPPPLEPEISPYQVEPQRARGPPLPPRP, from the exons ATGTGGCTGCTCGGGGTCCTCATCCCCCTCCTTGGAG cGGGCGCCCTGCGGGTGACCCAGGAGCCGGCCGAGCTGCAGGTGGCCGCGGGTGACACGgtggccctgcagtgccaggtggAGGTGGCCGAGGGCGAGGTCCTGCTGCGGATGGAGTGGCTGCGGgacggggggctcggggggctctGTGCCACCCGCCTGCGCCTTGGCACGCCCCTGTCCCCGCTCCCCTGTGCCCGCCGTGCCCCGGGGGGGGCAGAGCTGGCCTGGCACCCCCCCCGGGCCACCCTCAGCCTCCCGCAGGTGCAGAGCAGCGACAGCGGGCGCTACCTGTGCCGGGTGACCCTGGAGATCCCGCGGCACGACACGGCCACCGGCAACGGCACCGAGCTCCGCGTCACCCCCG ctctgggaggacaTCAGCCAG CGCTGCTCTGGGCGCTCCTGGCgggcctggggagcctggggggCACCGTCCTTCTCCTGGGGCTGGTCCTGCTCGGCCAGCGCTGCTGTCACAGGAGCCCAG GCGCTGGGCACCCCGACTCGTCCATCTACCTGAACGTGGGGTCCCCCTCGGCGCGGGGCCCCCCAAAGCCGCCGCCCCTCGAGCCGGAGATCAGCCCGTACCAGGTGGAGCCGCAGCGGGCACGGGGCCCCCCCTTGcccccccggccctga
- the FSD1 gene encoding fibronectin type III and SPRY domain-containing protein 1 isoform X2 → MGDQGAGQESLRKIITTLAVKNEEIQNFIYSLKQMLQNVEANSARAQQDLEAEFQSLYALLDELKEDMVMKIKQERASRTYELQAQLVACSKALESSEELLEAANQALGTANHQDFSQAAKQIKDSVTMAPAFRLSLKAKVSDNMSHLMVDFAQERRLLQALAFLPVPSAPEIDLAESLVADNCVTLAWRMPDEDSKIDHYVLEYRRTNFEGPPRAKEDQPWMVIEGIKGTEYTLTGLKFDMKYMNFRVRACNKAVAGEFSEPVTLETRAFMFRLDASTCHQNLRVEELSVEWDATGGKVQDVKAREKDGKGRTASPANSPARVVQSPKRMSLGRGGRDRFTAESYTVLGDTLIDGDEHYWEVRYDRDSKAFGVGVAYRSLGKFDQLGKTPASWCLHLNNWLQVSFSAKHNNKAKALDVPVPDCIGVYCNFHEGFLSFYNARTKQLLHTFKAKFTQPVLPAFMVWCGSFQVTSGLQVPSAVRCLQKRNSTASSSSLP, encoded by the exons ATGGGCGACCAG GGCGCCGGGCAGGAGTCTCTGCGCAAGATCATCACCACGCTCGCCGTGAAGAATGAGGAGATCCAGAACTTCATCTACTCCCTCAAGCAGATGCTCCAGAACGTGGAG GCCAACTCGGCGCGGGCGCAGCAGGACCTGGAGGCCGAGTTCCAGTCGCTGTACGCGCTGCTGGACGAGCTCAAGGAGGACATGGTGATGAAGATCAAGCAGGAGCGAGCCAGCCGCACCTACGAGCTGCAG GCCCAGCTCGTGGCGTGCTCCAAGGCCCTGGAGAGCTccgaggagctgctggaggcggcCAACCAGGCCCTGGGCACGGCCAACCACCAAGACTTCTCCCAG GCGGCCAAACAGATCAAGGATAG tGTGACGATGGCCCCGGCCTTCCGGCTGTCGCTCAAGGCCAAGGTCAGTGACAACATGAGCCACCTGATGGTGGATTTCGCCCAGGAGCGGCGCCtgctgcaggccctggcctTCCTGCCAG TGCCCAGCGCCCCCGAGATCGACCTGGCCGAGTCGCTGGTGGCCGATAACTGTGTGACCCTGGCCTGGAGGATGCCCGACGAGGACAGCAAGATCGACCACTACGTGCTGGAGTACCGCAGGACCAACTTCGAGGGGCCCCCCCGTGCCAAGGAGGACCAGCCCTGGATGGTCATCGAGGGCATCAAGGGCACTGAGTACACCCTCACTG GGCTGAAGTTTGACATGAAGTACATGAATTTTCGGGTGCGGGCGTGTAACAAGGCGGTGGCGGGCGAGTTCTCGGAGCCGGTCACTCTGGAGACCAGAG CGTTCATGTTCCGGCTGGACGCCAGCACGTGCCACCAGAACCTGCGGGTGGAGGAGCTGAGCGTGGAGTGGGACGCCACGGGCGGGAAGGTGCAGGACGTCAAGGCTCGTGAGAAGGATGGCAAGGGCAGGACGGCCTCCCCTGCCAACTCCCCTGCCAG ggtggtGCAGTCGCCCAAGAGGATGTCCCTGGGCCGTGGGGGCCGCGATCGCTTCACTGCGGAGTCCTACACGGTGCTGG GGGACACCCTGATCGACGGGGACGAGCACTACTGGGAGGTGCGCTACGACCGCGACAGCAAAGCCTTCGGCGTGGGCGTGGCCTACCGCAGCCTGGGCAAGTTCGACCAGCTGGGCAAGACCCCGGCGTCGTGGTGCCTGCACCTCAACAACTGGCTGCAGGTCAGCTTCAGCGCCAAGCACAACAACAAGGCCAAGGCGCTCGACGTGCCCGTGCCCGACTGCATCGGCGTCTACTGCAACTTCCACgaag GTTTCCTGTCCTTCTACAACGCCCGCACCAAGCAGCTGCTCCACACCTTCAAGGCCAAGTTCACACAGCCCGTGCTGCCGGCCTTCATG gtgtgGTGTGGCAGCTTCCAGGTGACCTCAGGCCTGCAGGTGCCCAGCGCCGTGCGGTGCCTGCAGAAGCGCAACAGCAccgccagcagctccagcctgccctga
- the TMIGD2 gene encoding transmembrane and immunoglobulin domain-containing protein 2 isoform X4 gives MWLLGVLIPLLGAGALRVTQEPAELQVAAGDTVALQCQVEVAEGEVLLRMEWLRDGGLGGLCATRLRLGTPLSPLPCARRAPGGAELAWHPPRATLSLPQVQSSDSGRYLCRVTLEIPRHDTATGNGTELRVTPAALGGHQPGNCVPLSLLPPPPWHPRCPRAGVTLAVLAALLWALLAGLGSLGGTVLLLGLVLLGQRCCHRSPGAGHPDSSIYLNVGSPSARGPPKPPPLEPEISPYQVEPQRARGPPLPPRP, from the exons ATGTGGCTGCTCGGGGTCCTCATCCCCCTCCTTGGAG cGGGCGCCCTGCGGGTGACCCAGGAGCCGGCCGAGCTGCAGGTGGCCGCGGGTGACACGgtggccctgcagtgccaggtggAGGTGGCCGAGGGCGAGGTCCTGCTGCGGATGGAGTGGCTGCGGgacggggggctcggggggctctGTGCCACCCGCCTGCGCCTTGGCACGCCCCTGTCCCCGCTCCCCTGTGCCCGCCGTGCCCCGGGGGGGGCAGAGCTGGCCTGGCACCCCCCCCGGGCCACCCTCAGCCTCCCGCAGGTGCAGAGCAGCGACAGCGGGCGCTACCTGTGCCGGGTGACCCTGGAGATCCCGCGGCACGACACGGCCACCGGCAACGGCACCGAGCTCCGCGTCACCCCCG cagctctgggaggacaTCAGCCAGGTaactgtgtccccctgtccctgctgccccctccACCCTGGcacccccggtgtccccgggcCGGGGTGACCCTGGCTGTGCTTGCAGCGCTGCTCTGGGCGCTCCTGGCgggcctggggagcctggggggCACCGTCCTTCTCCTGGGGCTGGTCCTGCTCGGCCAGCGCTGCTGTCACAGGAGCCCAG GCGCTGGGCACCCCGACTCGTCCATCTACCTGAACGTGGGGTCCCCCTCGGCGCGGGGCCCCCCAAAGCCGCCGCCCCTCGAGCCGGAGATCAGCCCGTACCAGGTGGAGCCGCAGCGGGCACGGGGCCCCCCCTTGcccccccggccctga
- the TMIGD2 gene encoding transmembrane and immunoglobulin domain-containing protein 2 isoform X1 encodes MWLLGVLIPLLGAGALRVTQEPAELQVAAGDTVALQCQVEVAEGEVLLRMEWLRDGGLGGLCATRLRLGTPLSPLPCARRAPGGAELAWHPPRATLSLPQVQSSDSGRYLCRVTLEIPRHDTATGNGTELRVTPALGGHQPGNCVPLSLLPPPPWHPRCPRAGVTLAVLAALLWALLAGLGSLGGTVLLLGLVLLGQRCCHRSPGAGHPDSSIYLNVGSPSARGPPKPPPLEPEISPYQVEPQRARGPPLPPRP; translated from the exons ATGTGGCTGCTCGGGGTCCTCATCCCCCTCCTTGGAG cGGGCGCCCTGCGGGTGACCCAGGAGCCGGCCGAGCTGCAGGTGGCCGCGGGTGACACGgtggccctgcagtgccaggtggAGGTGGCCGAGGGCGAGGTCCTGCTGCGGATGGAGTGGCTGCGGgacggggggctcggggggctctGTGCCACCCGCCTGCGCCTTGGCACGCCCCTGTCCCCGCTCCCCTGTGCCCGCCGTGCCCCGGGGGGGGCAGAGCTGGCCTGGCACCCCCCCCGGGCCACCCTCAGCCTCCCGCAGGTGCAGAGCAGCGACAGCGGGCGCTACCTGTGCCGGGTGACCCTGGAGATCCCGCGGCACGACACGGCCACCGGCAACGGCACCGAGCTCCGCGTCACCCCCG ctctgggaggacaTCAGCCAGGTaactgtgtccccctgtccctgctgccccctccACCCTGGcacccccggtgtccccgggcCGGGGTGACCCTGGCTGTGCTTGCAGCGCTGCTCTGGGCGCTCCTGGCgggcctggggagcctggggggCACCGTCCTTCTCCTGGGGCTGGTCCTGCTCGGCCAGCGCTGCTGTCACAGGAGCCCAG GCGCTGGGCACCCCGACTCGTCCATCTACCTGAACGTGGGGTCCCCCTCGGCGCGGGGCCCCCCAAAGCCGCCGCCCCTCGAGCCGGAGATCAGCCCGTACCAGGTGGAGCCGCAGCGGGCACGGGGCCCCCCCTTGcccccccggccctga
- the MPND gene encoding LOW QUALITY PROTEIN: MPN domain-containing protein (The sequence of the model RefSeq protein was modified relative to this genomic sequence to represent the inferred CDS: inserted 2 bases in 1 codon) yields the protein MAALAAASPGGDEGLEEDEDELEPGLDEAEAEPEVAKAAGAARGAVLTRRGITLRVLLRDGLLEPGRGVLSIYYLGKKFVGDLGSDGTITWQETGQVFNSPSAWATHCKRLVNPAKKSGCGWASVRYKGQKLDQYKAAWLRKHQPNVPPPEESLASEGEEEELPEDEEEEAAREGRLAVPEPAAPKKPEERSKKQQGKGLAEPAGTGELPXGGAGGPGRPGRGDGTVSLADGGSAGKRLEVKPRVPVRYCTLGTRDSARNPQTLVEVTSFAAINKFQPFNVAISSNVLLLLDFHSHLTRSEVVGYLGGRWDTNTQLLTVLRAFPCRTRLGDAEAAGAVEEEICQSLFLRGLSLVGWYHSHPFGPALPSLHDIDAQMDYQLKLQGSGNGFQPCLGLICGPFYHGNPGVESKIAPFWVMPPPEQRPNDYGIPMDVEVTYIQDGFLTNDVVQEMTLLVEFYKGAPDLVKFQELWSQDQTYLDKLKGSLASRTPKDQSFSHVLEQIFSLLKLSG from the exons ATGGCAG CGCTCGCGGCCGCCTCCCCCGGCGGGGACGAGGGtctggaggaggatgaggatgagctGGAGCCGGGGCTGGACGAGGCCGAGGCCGAGCCGGAGGTGGCGaaggcggcgggggcggcccgggGGGCGGTGCTGACCCGCAGGGGCATCACCCTGAGGGTCCTGCTCCGAGACGGGCTCctggagccgggcaggggcgtCCTGTCCATCTACTACCTG GGCAAGAAGTTCGTGGGGGACCTGGGCTCGGACGGGACGATCACCTGGCAGGAGACGGGGCAGGTGTTCAACTCTCCGAGCGCCTGGGCCACGCACTGCAAGCGCCTGGTGAACCCCGCCAAGAAGTCGGGCTGCGGCTGGGCCTCGGTGCGCTACAAGGGCCAGAAGCTGGACCAGTACAAGGCGGCCTGGCTGCGCAAGCACCAGCCCAACGTGCCGCCCCCCGAGGAG AGCTTGGCCAGCGAgggcgaggaggaggagctgcccgaggatgaggaggaggaggcggccaGGGAGGGTCGGCTGGCGGTGCCGGAGCCGGCGGCTCCCAAAAAGCCGGAGGAGAGGAGCAAGAAGCAGCAGGGGAAGGGCCTGGCGGAGCCGGCGGGGACGGGTGAGCTGCC AGGGGGTGCCGGGGGGCCCGGGCGGCCCGGCCGCGGTGACGGGACCGTGTCCTTGGCAGACGGAGGCAGCGCCGGGAAAAGGCTGGAGGTGAAGCCCCGGGTGCCCGTCCGCTACTGCACCCTGGGCACCCGCGACTCGGCCAG GAACCCCCAGACCCTGGTGGAGGTGACCTCCTTTGCCGCCATCAACAAATTCCAGCCCTTCAACGTGGCCATCTCCAGCAACgtcctcctgctcctg GATTTCCACAGCCACCTGACGCGGAGCGAAGTGGTGGGGTACCTGGGGGGGCGCTGGGACACCAACACCCAGC TGCTGACCGTGCTTCGAGCCTTCCCCTGCCGGACCCGCCTGGGTGACGCCGAAGCCGCGGGCGCagtggaggaggag ATCTGCCAGAGCCTGTTCCTGCGGGGGCTGTCGCTGGTGGGGTGGTACCACAGCCACCCCTTCGGGCCGGCGCTGCCGTCCCTGCACGACATCGATGCGCAGATGGATTACCAGCTCAAACTGCAGGGCAGCGGCAACGgcttccagccctgcctggggctcatCTGCG ggccCTTCTATCACGGCAACCCCGGCGTGGAGTCCAAAATCGCGCCCTTCTGGGTGATGCCGCCGCCAGAG CAACGGCCCAACGACTACGGGATCCCCATGGATGTGGAGGTCACCTACATCCAGGACGGATTCCTCACCAACGACGTCGTGCAGGAGATG ACGCTGCTGGTGGAGTTCTACAAGGGAGCCCCCGACCTGGTGAAGTTCCAGGAGCTGTGGAGTCAAGATCAGACCTACCTGGACAAGCTGAag GGCTCCCTGGCCTCCCGCACCCCCAAAGACCAGAGCTTCAGCCACGTCCTGGAGCAGATCTTCAGCCTGCTGAAGCTCAGCGGGTGA
- the TMIGD2 gene encoding transmembrane and immunoglobulin domain-containing protein 2 isoform X2, protein MWLLGVLIPLLGAGALRVTQEPAELQVAAGDTVALQCQVEVAEGEVLLRMEWLRDGGLGGLCATRLRLGTPLSPLPCARRAPGGAELAWHPPRATLSLPQVQSSDSGRYLCRVTLEIPRHDTATGNGTELRVTPAALGGHQPALLWALLAGLGSLGGTVLLLGLVLLGQRCCHRSPGAGHPDSSIYLNVGSPSARGPPKPPPLEPEISPYQVEPQRARGPPLPPRP, encoded by the exons ATGTGGCTGCTCGGGGTCCTCATCCCCCTCCTTGGAG cGGGCGCCCTGCGGGTGACCCAGGAGCCGGCCGAGCTGCAGGTGGCCGCGGGTGACACGgtggccctgcagtgccaggtggAGGTGGCCGAGGGCGAGGTCCTGCTGCGGATGGAGTGGCTGCGGgacggggggctcggggggctctGTGCCACCCGCCTGCGCCTTGGCACGCCCCTGTCCCCGCTCCCCTGTGCCCGCCGTGCCCCGGGGGGGGCAGAGCTGGCCTGGCACCCCCCCCGGGCCACCCTCAGCCTCCCGCAGGTGCAGAGCAGCGACAGCGGGCGCTACCTGTGCCGGGTGACCCTGGAGATCCCGCGGCACGACACGGCCACCGGCAACGGCACCGAGCTCCGCGTCACCCCCG cagctctgggaggacaTCAGCCAG CGCTGCTCTGGGCGCTCCTGGCgggcctggggagcctggggggCACCGTCCTTCTCCTGGGGCTGGTCCTGCTCGGCCAGCGCTGCTGTCACAGGAGCCCAG GCGCTGGGCACCCCGACTCGTCCATCTACCTGAACGTGGGGTCCCCCTCGGCGCGGGGCCCCCCAAAGCCGCCGCCCCTCGAGCCGGAGATCAGCCCGTACCAGGTGGAGCCGCAGCGGGCACGGGGCCCCCCCTTGcccccccggccctga
- the FSD1 gene encoding fibronectin type III and SPRY domain-containing protein 1 isoform X3, whose product MLQNVEANSARAQQDLEAEFQSLYALLDELKEDMVMKIKQERASRTYELQAQLVACSKALESSEELLEAANQALGTANHQDFSQAAKQIKDSVTMAPAFRLSLKAKVSDNMSHLMVDFAQERRLLQALAFLPVPSAPEIDLAESLVADNCVTLAWRMPDEDSKIDHYVLEYRRTNFEGPPRAKEDQPWMVIEGIKGTEYTLTGLKFDMKYMNFRVRACNKAVAGEFSEPVTLETRAFMFRLDASTCHQNLRVEELSVEWDATGGKVQDVKAREKDGKGRTASPANSPARVVQSPKRMSLGRGGRDRFTAESYTVLGDTLMVPRGHPDRRGRALLGGALRPRQQSLRRGRGLPQPGQVRPAGQDPGVVVPAPQQLAAGQLQRQAQQQGQGARRARARLHRRLLQLPRRFPVLLQRPHQAAAPHLQGQVHTARAAGLHGVVWQLPGDLRPAGAQRRAVPAEAQQHRQQLQPALSWAQH is encoded by the exons ATGCTCCAGAACGTGGAG GCCAACTCGGCGCGGGCGCAGCAGGACCTGGAGGCCGAGTTCCAGTCGCTGTACGCGCTGCTGGACGAGCTCAAGGAGGACATGGTGATGAAGATCAAGCAGGAGCGAGCCAGCCGCACCTACGAGCTGCAG GCCCAGCTCGTGGCGTGCTCCAAGGCCCTGGAGAGCTccgaggagctgctggaggcggcCAACCAGGCCCTGGGCACGGCCAACCACCAAGACTTCTCCCAG GCGGCCAAACAGATCAAGGATAG tGTGACGATGGCCCCGGCCTTCCGGCTGTCGCTCAAGGCCAAGGTCAGTGACAACATGAGCCACCTGATGGTGGATTTCGCCCAGGAGCGGCGCCtgctgcaggccctggcctTCCTGCCAG TGCCCAGCGCCCCCGAGATCGACCTGGCCGAGTCGCTGGTGGCCGATAACTGTGTGACCCTGGCCTGGAGGATGCCCGACGAGGACAGCAAGATCGACCACTACGTGCTGGAGTACCGCAGGACCAACTTCGAGGGGCCCCCCCGTGCCAAGGAGGACCAGCCCTGGATGGTCATCGAGGGCATCAAGGGCACTGAGTACACCCTCACTG GGCTGAAGTTTGACATGAAGTACATGAATTTTCGGGTGCGGGCGTGTAACAAGGCGGTGGCGGGCGAGTTCTCGGAGCCGGTCACTCTGGAGACCAGAG CGTTCATGTTCCGGCTGGACGCCAGCACGTGCCACCAGAACCTGCGGGTGGAGGAGCTGAGCGTGGAGTGGGACGCCACGGGCGGGAAGGTGCAGGACGTCAAGGCTCGTGAGAAGGATGGCAAGGGCAGGACGGCCTCCCCTGCCAACTCCCCTGCCAG ggtggtGCAGTCGCCCAAGAGGATGTCCCTGGGCCGTGGGGGCCGCGATCGCTTCACTGCGGAGTCCTACACGGTGCTGG GGGACACCCTGATGGTGCCCAGGGGACACCCTGATCGACGGGGACGAGCACTACTGGGAGGTGCGCTACGACCGCGACAGCAAAGCCTTCGGCGTGGGCGTGGCCTACCGCAGCCTGGGCAAGTTCGACCAGCTGGGCAAGACCCCGGCGTCGTGGTGCCTGCACCTCAACAACTGGCTGCAGGTCAGCTTCAGCGCCAAGCACAACAACAAGGCCAAGGCGCTCGACGTGCCCGTGCCCGACTGCATCGGCGTCTACTGCAACTTCCACgaag GTTTCCTGTCCTTCTACAACGCCCGCACCAAGCAGCTGCTCCACACCTTCAAGGCCAAGTTCACACAGCCCGTGCTGCCGGCCTTCATG gtgtgGTGTGGCAGCTTCCAGGTGACCTCAGGCCTGCAGGTGCCCAGCGCCGTGCGGTGCCTGCAGAAGCGCAACAGCAccgccagcagctccagcctgccctgagctgggcacagcactga
- the FSD1 gene encoding fibronectin type III and SPRY domain-containing protein 1 isoform X1, with the protein MGDQGAGQESLRKIITTLAVKNEEIQNFIYSLKQMLQNVEANSARAQQDLEAEFQSLYALLDELKEDMVMKIKQERASRTYELQAQLVACSKALESSEELLEAANQALGTANHQDFSQAAKQIKDSVTMAPAFRLSLKAKVSDNMSHLMVDFAQERRLLQALAFLPVPSAPEIDLAESLVADNCVTLAWRMPDEDSKIDHYVLEYRRTNFEGPPRAKEDQPWMVIEGIKGTEYTLTGLKFDMKYMNFRVRACNKAVAGEFSEPVTLETRAFMFRLDASTCHQNLRVEELSVEWDATGGKVQDVKAREKDGKGRTASPANSPARVVQSPKRMSLGRGGRDRFTAESYTVLGDTLMVPRGHPDRRGRALLGGALRPRQQSLRRGRGLPQPGQVRPAGQDPGVVVPAPQQLAAGQLQRQAQQQGQGARRARARLHRRLLQLPRRFPVLLQRPHQAAAPHLQGQVHTARAAGLHGVVWQLPGDLRPAGAQRRAVPAEAQQHRQQLQPALSWAQH; encoded by the exons ATGGGCGACCAG GGCGCCGGGCAGGAGTCTCTGCGCAAGATCATCACCACGCTCGCCGTGAAGAATGAGGAGATCCAGAACTTCATCTACTCCCTCAAGCAGATGCTCCAGAACGTGGAG GCCAACTCGGCGCGGGCGCAGCAGGACCTGGAGGCCGAGTTCCAGTCGCTGTACGCGCTGCTGGACGAGCTCAAGGAGGACATGGTGATGAAGATCAAGCAGGAGCGAGCCAGCCGCACCTACGAGCTGCAG GCCCAGCTCGTGGCGTGCTCCAAGGCCCTGGAGAGCTccgaggagctgctggaggcggcCAACCAGGCCCTGGGCACGGCCAACCACCAAGACTTCTCCCAG GCGGCCAAACAGATCAAGGATAG tGTGACGATGGCCCCGGCCTTCCGGCTGTCGCTCAAGGCCAAGGTCAGTGACAACATGAGCCACCTGATGGTGGATTTCGCCCAGGAGCGGCGCCtgctgcaggccctggcctTCCTGCCAG TGCCCAGCGCCCCCGAGATCGACCTGGCCGAGTCGCTGGTGGCCGATAACTGTGTGACCCTGGCCTGGAGGATGCCCGACGAGGACAGCAAGATCGACCACTACGTGCTGGAGTACCGCAGGACCAACTTCGAGGGGCCCCCCCGTGCCAAGGAGGACCAGCCCTGGATGGTCATCGAGGGCATCAAGGGCACTGAGTACACCCTCACTG GGCTGAAGTTTGACATGAAGTACATGAATTTTCGGGTGCGGGCGTGTAACAAGGCGGTGGCGGGCGAGTTCTCGGAGCCGGTCACTCTGGAGACCAGAG CGTTCATGTTCCGGCTGGACGCCAGCACGTGCCACCAGAACCTGCGGGTGGAGGAGCTGAGCGTGGAGTGGGACGCCACGGGCGGGAAGGTGCAGGACGTCAAGGCTCGTGAGAAGGATGGCAAGGGCAGGACGGCCTCCCCTGCCAACTCCCCTGCCAG ggtggtGCAGTCGCCCAAGAGGATGTCCCTGGGCCGTGGGGGCCGCGATCGCTTCACTGCGGAGTCCTACACGGTGCTGG GGGACACCCTGATGGTGCCCAGGGGACACCCTGATCGACGGGGACGAGCACTACTGGGAGGTGCGCTACGACCGCGACAGCAAAGCCTTCGGCGTGGGCGTGGCCTACCGCAGCCTGGGCAAGTTCGACCAGCTGGGCAAGACCCCGGCGTCGTGGTGCCTGCACCTCAACAACTGGCTGCAGGTCAGCTTCAGCGCCAAGCACAACAACAAGGCCAAGGCGCTCGACGTGCCCGTGCCCGACTGCATCGGCGTCTACTGCAACTTCCACgaag GTTTCCTGTCCTTCTACAACGCCCGCACCAAGCAGCTGCTCCACACCTTCAAGGCCAAGTTCACACAGCCCGTGCTGCCGGCCTTCATG gtgtgGTGTGGCAGCTTCCAGGTGACCTCAGGCCTGCAGGTGCCCAGCGCCGTGCGGTGCCTGCAGAAGCGCAACAGCAccgccagcagctccagcctgccctgagctgggcacagcactga